The Xiphophorus maculatus strain JP 163 A chromosome 23, X_maculatus-5.0-male, whole genome shotgun sequence genome contains a region encoding:
- the LOC111607089 gene encoding uncharacterized protein LOC111607089: MSDFTGRSAAISSQVLSTLFDRAVSEDPNIVLESEFISDLANTQETYQNHTGLNNTIDNRENPRKNRLSLNKKRTDSEAIRSSQLVNTALTPSGSVQIGVHSITRDEDVILISSESEDEPVADLPSGQRFDFISVTPPPTPRQAARARPDIEQRAEPEPEPEPEADPELEPEAEPEPDPEAEPEALPERPTNSLQPSSGLRGWERKRRAHNLQFRTVLLDGMITESFMLLDRPPTDRGRRRRQALARNREQVKILLQASRTVLHNLSSDAKVIVK; the protein is encoded by the exons ATGTCTGACTTTACAGGAAGATCTGCAGCTATAAGTTCTCAGGTTCTATCCACGTTGTTCGATC ggGCAGTCTCAGAAGATCCAAACATTGTCTTAGAGTCGGAATTTATAAGCG ATCTTGCCAATACTCAGGAGACATACCAGAACCACACAGGATTAAACAATACAATTG ATAACCGGGAGAATCCTAGGAAGAACCGCTTgtcattgaataaaaaaagaactgactCTGAAGCTATCAGATCATCACAGCTGGTGAATACGGCTCTGACACCATCCGGTTCTGTTCAGATAGGAGTACaca GCATAACCCGTGATGAAGACGTAATTCTCATCTCGTCTGAATCGGAAGACGAACCTGTGGCAGACCTGCCTTCAGGGCAGAGATTTGATTTCATCTCCGTCACGCCTCCTCCCACACCACGGCAGGCTGCCAGGGCAAGGCCAGACATCGAACAGAGAGcagaacctgaacctgaaccagaacctgaagcGGATCCGGAGCTAGAACCTGAAGCGGAACCGGAACCAGATCCTGAAGCGGAACCAGAAGCGCTACCTGAGAGGCCTACTAATTCTCTCCAGCCAT CTTCCGGACTCAGGGGctgggagaggaagaggagagcacATAATCTCCAATTCAGAACCGTTTTATTAGATGGAATGATTACag AATCTTTCATGCTGCTGGACAGACCTCCTACGGACAGAGGACGACGACGACGACAAGCTCTGGCTCGCAACCGAGAACAAGTTAAAATCCTGCTACAAGCCAGCAGAACAGTGTTGCATAATCTTTCCTCCGATGCAAAGGTGATTGTGAAATGA